The following proteins are encoded in a genomic region of Arcobacter cloacae:
- a CDS encoding glutathione peroxidase yields the protein MSIYDFNVKTIDGEEISMSKYKGKVLLIVNVASKCGFTGQYEGLEALFEKYKNKDFMVLGFPSNQFANQEPESNEKIKEFCSLTYDVKFDMFSKIDVNGEKESPLYTFLKNSQKGILGTTDIKWNFTKFLVDKDGNVVDRFGSSTSPESIEDDILKLL from the coding sequence ATGAGTATTTACGATTTTAATGTAAAAACTATTGATGGTGAAGAGATTTCTATGTCTAAATATAAAGGAAAAGTTCTTCTTATAGTAAACGTTGCTAGTAAATGTGGATTTACAGGTCAATATGAAGGATTAGAAGCACTTTTTGAAAAATATAAAAATAAAGACTTTATGGTTTTAGGTTTTCCTTCAAATCAATTTGCAAATCAAGAGCCTGAATCAAACGAAAAAATCAAAGAGTTTTGTAGTTTAACTTATGATGTTAAATTTGATATGTTTTCAAAAATTGATGTAAATGGTGAAAAAGAGTCACCTTTGTATACTTTTTTGAAAAATTCTCAAAAAGGAATTTTGGGAACTACTGATATAAAATGGAATTTTACAAAATTCTTAGTTGATAAGGATGGAAATGTTGTTGATAGATTTGGAAGTTCAACTTCACCTGAATCAATAGAAGATGATATTTTAAAACTATTATAG
- the pnuC gene encoding nicotinamide riboside transporter PnuC — translation MTSWEILAVFLSITYLLLAIKQNIWCWVAAFFSTLIYSILFFDASLLMDSFLNVFYLIMAVYGWYSWKYGNGLNKNEELKITSYSLFENIKIIIYLSIISLILGYYMANYTSADFAYLDTFTTVFAIFATYMLTKKVLENWLYWVVIDFISIYIYINKGFYITAILFGLFTILACVAYRQWKKEYLSFEY, via the coding sequence ATGACTTCTTGGGAGATTTTAGCTGTATTTTTATCAATTACTTATTTGTTGCTTGCAATAAAACAAAATATCTGGTGTTGGGTTGCTGCGTTTTTTAGTACATTGATTTATAGTATTTTATTTTTTGACGCTTCTCTTTTAATGGATAGTTTTTTAAATGTATTTTATTTAATAATGGCTGTTTATGGTTGGTACTCTTGGAAATATGGAAATGGTTTAAATAAAAATGAAGAGTTAAAAATCACCTCTTATAGCTTATTTGAAAATATAAAAATCATAATTTATTTGTCTATTATCTCTTTGATTTTAGGTTATTACATGGCAAATTATACAAGTGCTGATTTTGCATATTTAGATACTTTTACTACAGTATTTGCAATATTTGCTACATATATGCTTACAAAAAAAGTATTAGAAAATTGGCTTTATTGGGTTGTTATAGATTTTATTTCAATTTACATTTATATAAATAAAGGTTTTTATATAACTGCTATTTTATTTGGTCTATTTACTATTTTAGCTTGTGTTGCATATAGACAATGGAAAAAAGAGTATTTAAGTTTTGAATATTGA